The following are from one region of the bacterium genome:
- a CDS encoding archaemetzincin family Zn-dependent metalloprotease encodes MTHLGPPQEGILERLQGSIGSRMGISCRVLSPLGNPHFAYDERRSQYECRALLERLKASCPEGGLGILGVTRVDLFLPALKYVFGLSELGGRAAVISTYRLRPEFYEKAQDWDLLLERLEKTAVHEVGHLVGLTHCRDPHCVMHASTIIEHTDAKLATLCPTCMELLRWELKQRPSLKPTSEMPKNSTGS; translated from the coding sequence ATCACCCACCTGGGCCCTCCCCAGGAGGGAATCCTGGAGAGGCTTCAGGGCTCCATAGGATCCCGGATGGGGATCTCTTGCCGTGTCCTGAGTCCCTTGGGAAATCCTCACTTTGCTTATGACGAGCGAAGATCCCAGTATGAATGCAGGGCCTTGCTGGAAAGGCTCAAGGCCAGCTGCCCTGAGGGAGGGCTGGGCATCTTGGGAGTGACCCGGGTGGATCTTTTCCTGCCCGCCCTCAAGTACGTGTTTGGACTATCTGAGTTGGGGGGCCGTGCTGCAGTCATCTCAACCTACCGGCTGAGACCTGAGTTCTACGAGAAAGCCCAAGACTGGGATCTCTTGCTGGAGAGACTTGAAAAGACCGCGGTGCACGAAGTGGGACATCTTGTGGGTTTGACGCACTGCCGTGATCCTCACTGTGTGATGCATGCCTCGACCATCATAGAACACACGGATGCCAAACTGGCCACCCTGTGCCCCACCTGTATGGAACTTTTAAGATGGGAGCTAAAACAAAGACCCAGTCTGAAGCCTACCTCTGAAATGCCGAAGAATTCTACAGGTAGCTGA
- a CDS encoding methylenetetrahydrofolate reductase, whose amino-acid sequence MPMPFAEALEKKDFVITAEIGPPKGVDIEEMLHNIELLKDKVDALNVTDNQSSVMRIGSLPVCKLIKEAGGEPILQMTCRDRNRVALQSELLGAYVLGIRNVLALTGDYITVGDHIEAKPVFDLDSVLLVKLIRQLEQGKDFAGNDLKGSPKFCVGAIVTPEADPIEPQLLKFEKKIKAGAEFIQTQAIYDLDNFKKFMGYARKFNVKILAGIVLLASAGMARFMNANVPGIFVPQELIDELAGAPKGKALQKGIEIAGRMVRQLKEEKICDGVHIMAIGREHVVPEILAAAGM is encoded by the coding sequence ATGCCCATGCCCTTTGCCGAAGCACTTGAGAAGAAGGATTTCGTGATAACAGCGGAGATAGGGCCTCCTAAAGGTGTGGACATAGAAGAGATGCTTCATAACATAGAGCTTCTCAAGGACAAGGTGGATGCCTTGAACGTCACCGATAACCAGAGTTCGGTGATGCGCATAGGTAGCCTTCCTGTTTGCAAGCTGATCAAAGAGGCTGGAGGGGAGCCCATTCTTCAGATGACCTGCCGGGACAGAAACCGGGTTGCGCTGCAGTCAGAGCTTCTCGGGGCCTATGTGCTGGGTATCAGAAACGTGCTGGCACTCACCGGAGATTACATAACAGTAGGGGATCACATAGAGGCCAAGCCCGTATTTGATCTGGATTCGGTCCTTTTGGTGAAGCTTATACGCCAGTTGGAGCAGGGCAAGGACTTTGCAGGCAATGACCTCAAGGGCTCCCCCAAGTTCTGCGTGGGGGCCATAGTCACACCCGAGGCAGATCCCATAGAGCCCCAGCTTCTCAAATTTGAAAAAAAGATCAAAGCAGGGGCTGAGTTCATCCAGACCCAGGCCATATACGATCTAGACAACTTCAAGAAGTTCATGGGCTACGCCAGGAAGTTCAACGTAAAGATACTGGCAGGCATAGTGCTTCTGGCCTCTGCTGGTATGGCAAGGTTCATGAATGCCAACGTGCCTGGGATCTTTGTTCCCCAAGAACTCATAGACGAGTTGGCGGGCGCTCCCAAGGGCAAGGCTCTGCAAAAGGGAATTGAGATCGCAGGTAGAATGGTGAGACAGCTGAAAGAGGAAAAAATTTGTGACGGGGTTCACATAATGGCCATAGGTAGAGAGCACGTTGTGCCTGAAATCCTGGCGGCTGCTGGCATGTGA
- a CDS encoding FAD-dependent oxidoreductase, protein MAKGCVLVVGGGIGGVQAALDLAESGFHVYLVESSAAIGGTMSQLDKTFPTNDCAMCILSPKVVECGRNLNIELLTNSEVLDIQGEPGDFKVEVAQFPRYIDLSSCTACGECAKVCPVERPNEYDLGLSKRKATYKRYPQAIPSGYAIQKLDTAPCRMACPANLNVQAYVAMVKEGKYKEAVQIIMRDLPFPGVLGRVCPHRCEESCRRKQVDQPISIREIKRVAADHAPVGELEVPPIDFKEDRVAVVGSGPAGLTAAYFLALEGYKVTVYDSMPEPGGMMRYGIPEHRLPRSVLDAEIENLKRFGVEIQTNVRIGKDVTLKELREHGAKAVFLATGAWKGLKLGIPGEKDGPGVQDVTSFLREVHLGQLKKVQGKVVVIGGGHSALDGARTALRLGASEVSILYRRSRAEMLAEPEEIEEAEAEGVKINFLAAPLRVVHEGGRLKGLECIRTRLTEPDSTGRRKPIPVEGSEFFLEADHIIPAIGQEPDLEFLGDGLQLDVSKWNLLVVNPETLQTSVPWIFAGGDVVTGPATVIEAVAAGKRAAHYIVKYLKGEELPKEWVEEPPMGDNWTEIPADVERRERMKVPVVPAPERIKGFQEVRLQVQEELAQQEAARCLDCGGCCECYQCVAACKAGAVVHDMEEQRRTLEVGAVILAPGFETVDARKLRTYGYGRIKNVVTSKEFERILSASGPFQGHMVRLSDHQEPKRIAWIQCAGSRNINEGDHPYCSSVCCMYAIKQAVIAKEHAKGDLDATIFFMDMRTFGKDFERYYDRARQEIGVRFVRSRIHSVVEDPDTKSPLIRYVDEEGKVHEETFDMVVLSVGMEPSASAVELAKKAGVELDPYGFSSLGGLEAVATSRPGIFVCGAFEGPKDIPETVMQASSAVGRAETILAEARYTEILERSYPEEIDISKEEPRIGVFVCDCGINIASVVRVPEVRDYAATLPGVVYAAENLFSCSQDNIQRMVEVIREQGLNRVVVASCSPRTHEPLFRETIRQAGLNPYLFEMANIRDQGSWVHQQEPEKATQKAKDLVRMAVAKVRNAKPLQQLTVPVEQTALVVGGGVAGMNSALNIADQGYVVHLVEKTEQLGGIAQKLHTTIEGDDIKAYLENLVERVKKHPKIKLHLGSQILSHAGFVGNFQTQISNSKGTEEIRHGVTVIATGARPYEPNEYLYGQDPKVKTYFEISDLLAKGASALEGVDTVVMIQCVGSRNEQNPYCSRICCQGSVKSALKIKELKPEAKVFILYRDIRTYGLMELYYQEARKKGVSFIRFKKEEPPVVEKTDQGLVVRVKDHVLGEEVEIHADLVGLAIGVEGEKDQPVALQFKLPVNADGFFMEAHMKLRPVDFASEGNFLAGLAHGPKLLRDTIAQAQAAAARAVTVLAKERLYLPGEKAWVDEGRCVACLTCVRACPYHVPQVGTKGVAEINPAACQGCGICTSACPRKAIQLGGYTDQEILAKVAALEG, encoded by the coding sequence ATGGCTAAGGGATGTGTTCTGGTAGTGGGCGGCGGCATAGGTGGCGTTCAAGCAGCCCTGGATCTCGCCGAAAGCGGCTTTCATGTGTACCTGGTGGAGAGTTCTGCTGCCATAGGCGGCACCATGAGCCAGTTGGACAAGACCTTTCCCACTAATGATTGCGCCATGTGCATCCTTTCACCCAAGGTGGTGGAATGCGGCCGCAATCTCAACATCGAGCTGCTGACCAACTCAGAAGTCCTTGACATTCAAGGTGAACCCGGGGATTTCAAGGTGGAGGTGGCTCAGTTTCCCCGTTATATTGATCTGTCCAGCTGTACCGCATGCGGGGAGTGTGCCAAAGTCTGTCCAGTGGAGAGGCCCAATGAATACGATTTAGGGCTTTCCAAGAGAAAGGCCACCTACAAACGTTATCCTCAGGCCATTCCCAGCGGTTACGCCATCCAAAAGCTGGATACTGCCCCCTGTCGCATGGCATGTCCGGCCAACCTCAATGTGCAAGCCTATGTGGCCATGGTGAAAGAGGGCAAATATAAAGAGGCCGTGCAGATCATCATGAGGGATCTGCCTTTCCCAGGCGTACTGGGAAGGGTTTGCCCTCACCGTTGCGAGGAGAGCTGTAGGCGCAAGCAGGTGGATCAGCCCATATCCATCAGGGAGATCAAGAGGGTGGCTGCTGATCATGCCCCGGTGGGAGAGCTTGAGGTTCCCCCCATAGACTTCAAAGAGGATCGGGTGGCTGTGGTGGGATCTGGCCCAGCTGGATTGACGGCCGCCTATTTCCTGGCCTTGGAAGGCTACAAGGTGACGGTCTATGACTCCATGCCAGAGCCGGGAGGAATGATGCGCTACGGCATACCCGAGCATAGACTCCCCCGTTCTGTCCTGGATGCCGAGATAGAAAACCTGAAGCGATTTGGGGTGGAGATCCAGACCAATGTGCGCATAGGAAAAGACGTGACCCTCAAGGAGCTGAGGGAACATGGGGCCAAGGCCGTGTTTCTGGCCACCGGGGCCTGGAAGGGGCTCAAGCTGGGTATCCCAGGGGAAAAGGATGGGCCGGGGGTCCAGGATGTGACCAGCTTTCTAAGAGAGGTGCATCTGGGCCAGCTCAAGAAAGTCCAGGGCAAGGTGGTGGTCATCGGAGGCGGTCATTCGGCTCTGGATGGGGCCAGGACAGCCCTTCGCTTGGGTGCAAGCGAGGTGAGCATTCTGTACAGGCGCTCCAGGGCAGAGATGCTGGCAGAGCCCGAGGAAATAGAGGAAGCAGAGGCCGAGGGAGTCAAGATCAACTTTCTGGCTGCTCCTTTGAGGGTGGTGCACGAGGGAGGCAGGCTCAAGGGTCTGGAGTGTATAAGGACCAGGCTCACTGAGCCTGACAGCACAGGCAGGCGAAAGCCCATCCCGGTGGAGGGTTCGGAGTTCTTCCTGGAGGCGGATCACATTATCCCGGCCATAGGCCAAGAGCCTGATTTGGAATTCCTGGGAGATGGGCTGCAGTTGGATGTTTCCAAGTGGAACTTGCTGGTGGTGAACCCTGAAACCCTTCAGACCAGCGTGCCCTGGATATTCGCAGGAGGCGATGTGGTAACAGGTCCGGCCACCGTGATCGAAGCAGTAGCAGCGGGAAAGAGAGCTGCCCATTACATAGTCAAGTACTTGAAAGGCGAAGAACTTCCCAAGGAATGGGTGGAAGAACCTCCCATGGGGGACAACTGGACCGAAATTCCTGCAGATGTGGAACGCAGGGAGCGTATGAAGGTACCTGTGGTGCCTGCCCCGGAGAGGATAAAGGGATTCCAGGAGGTGAGACTCCAGGTGCAAGAGGAACTGGCACAGCAAGAGGCTGCCAGATGTCTGGATTGTGGTGGATGCTGCGAGTGCTACCAATGCGTGGCAGCCTGCAAGGCCGGCGCCGTTGTGCACGACATGGAGGAGCAAAGGCGGACTCTTGAGGTTGGGGCGGTGATCCTGGCTCCGGGCTTTGAAACCGTTGACGCCAGAAAGCTCAGGACTTACGGCTACGGTCGCATCAAGAACGTTGTTACCAGCAAAGAATTCGAGAGAATTCTAAGTGCCTCAGGCCCATTTCAGGGCCACATGGTCAGGCTTTCGGATCACCAGGAGCCCAAGCGCATAGCTTGGATCCAGTGCGCCGGATCCAGGAACATAAATGAGGGAGATCATCCTTACTGCTCCTCGGTGTGTTGCATGTACGCCATAAAACAGGCCGTCATAGCCAAGGAGCACGCCAAAGGGGATCTGGATGCCACCATATTTTTCATGGACATGCGCACCTTTGGAAAGGATTTCGAGCGCTATTATGACAGGGCTCGCCAAGAGATAGGGGTGCGTTTCGTTCGCTCCCGAATCCATTCGGTGGTTGAGGATCCTGACACCAAGAGCCCCTTGATCCGTTACGTGGATGAAGAAGGGAAGGTCCACGAAGAGACCTTCGACATGGTGGTGCTCTCCGTGGGCATGGAGCCTTCTGCCTCTGCCGTGGAGCTGGCAAAGAAGGCGGGGGTGGAGCTGGATCCTTACGGCTTCTCCTCCTTAGGGGGGCTCGAGGCCGTGGCAACCTCCAGACCCGGTATCTTCGTGTGCGGAGCCTTCGAAGGGCCCAAGGACATCCCCGAAACAGTGATGCAGGCATCTTCTGCTGTGGGCAGGGCCGAGACCATCTTGGCCGAGGCCAGATACACGGAGATCCTGGAGCGCTCTTACCCAGAGGAGATAGATATTTCCAAGGAAGAGCCCAGGATTGGAGTCTTTGTATGCGATTGCGGCATCAACATAGCAAGCGTTGTGCGAGTGCCTGAGGTGAGGGACTATGCTGCCACATTGCCGGGGGTGGTCTATGCTGCAGAGAATCTATTCAGTTGCAGCCAGGACAACATCCAGCGCATGGTGGAGGTAATCAGGGAGCAGGGTCTAAACCGGGTTGTGGTGGCCTCCTGCAGCCCCAGGACTCATGAACCCCTCTTCAGGGAAACCATCAGACAGGCAGGGCTGAATCCATATCTCTTTGAGATGGCCAATATCCGGGACCAGGGCTCCTGGGTGCACCAACAGGAGCCTGAGAAGGCAACTCAAAAAGCCAAGGATCTGGTGAGGATGGCCGTGGCCAAGGTCAGAAACGCCAAGCCTCTGCAACAGCTCACGGTGCCTGTGGAACAGACAGCCTTGGTGGTGGGAGGCGGTGTGGCAGGCATGAACTCGGCCCTGAACATAGCTGACCAGGGCTACGTTGTGCACTTGGTGGAAAAGACCGAACAGTTAGGCGGCATTGCTCAAAAGCTGCACACCACCATCGAGGGAGACGACATAAAGGCCTATCTGGAGAACCTGGTGGAGCGGGTGAAAAAGCATCCCAAAATCAAGCTTCACCTTGGCAGTCAGATCCTTTCCCACGCGGGTTTTGTGGGAAACTTCCAGACCCAGATCTCCAACTCCAAGGGCACAGAGGAGATTCGCCACGGTGTCACAGTCATAGCCACCGGCGCCAGGCCTTACGAGCCCAATGAATACCTTTATGGACAGGATCCCAAAGTCAAGACCTATTTTGAGATCTCTGACCTGCTGGCAAAGGGTGCTTCAGCCTTGGAAGGGGTGGACACCGTGGTCATGATACAGTGCGTGGGATCCCGAAACGAGCAAAATCCGTACTGCAGCCGCATTTGCTGCCAGGGCTCTGTTAAGAGTGCACTGAAGATAAAGGAACTCAAGCCAGAGGCCAAGGTGTTCATCCTCTACAGAGATATCAGGACCTACGGTCTCATGGAGCTCTACTACCAGGAGGCCAGGAAAAAAGGAGTCAGTTTCATCAGGTTCAAGAAGGAGGAGCCCCCTGTTGTGGAAAAAACAGATCAGGGGCTGGTGGTGAGGGTCAAGGACCACGTGCTGGGGGAAGAAGTGGAGATTCACGCGGATCTTGTGGGCCTGGCCATAGGTGTGGAAGGGGAGAAAGATCAGCCTGTGGCTTTGCAGTTCAAGCTTCCTGTGAATGCGGACGGCTTTTTCATGGAAGCGCATATGAAACTCAGACCCGTGGACTTCGCCTCAGAAGGTAATTTCTTGGCGGGTCTGGCCCACGGTCCCAAACTCCTAAGAGACACCATAGCCCAGGCTCAGGCTGCTGCGGCCAGGGCCGTGACCGTGCTGGCCAAGGAAAGACTCTATCTGCCTGGAGAGAAGGCCTGGGTGGATGAGGGGCGTTGCGTGGCATGCCTCACCTGCGTCAGGGCCTGCCCCTATCATGTGCCCCAGGTGGGGACAAAAGGTGTGGCTGAGATCAATCCGGCTGCGTGCCAGGGCTGCGGGATCTGCACCTCGGCCTGTCCCAGGAAAGCCATTCAACTGGGAGGATACACGGACCAGGAGATACTGGCCAAGGTGGCAGCCTTAGAGGGATAG
- a CDS encoding methylenetetrahydrofolate reductase C-terminal domain-containing protein, which yields MIVGERKPLEEIKSYLDGCQRILVLGCGTCVAVCMAGGEKEVQLLASQLRMAFKKEGKDVIVEEDTIQRQCDREYFETVKHKMENYDVVVSLACGAGVQLAAELFPKRVILPGLNTTFIGVAEKEGVWSEKCRACANCLLAETGGVCPITICPKGLVNGPCGGTNHGKCEVSKEKDCAWTLIYKRLEGQGRLDKIKEIHPAKNYKVQTTPSTIWHAAYKDEEA from the coding sequence ATGATAGTAGGAGAGCGGAAACCCCTGGAAGAGATCAAATCTTACCTGGATGGCTGTCAGCGGATACTGGTCTTGGGCTGTGGTACTTGTGTTGCGGTTTGCATGGCCGGAGGTGAAAAGGAAGTGCAGCTTCTGGCCTCCCAACTCAGGATGGCCTTCAAGAAGGAAGGCAAGGATGTGATTGTGGAGGAAGATACCATCCAGCGCCAGTGCGACAGGGAGTATTTCGAAACAGTAAAACACAAAATGGAGAATTACGATGTGGTGGTTTCCCTGGCCTGCGGGGCAGGAGTGCAGCTGGCAGCAGAACTGTTCCCCAAGCGGGTGATATTGCCAGGACTCAACACCACGTTCATAGGAGTGGCTGAAAAAGAGGGAGTCTGGAGTGAAAAGTGTAGGGCCTGCGCCAACTGCCTGCTGGCTGAAACTGGGGGTGTGTGCCCAATTACCATATGCCCCAAGGGTTTGGTCAACGGGCCCTGCGGAGGGACAAACCACGGAAAGTGTGAGGTAAGCAAGGAGAAAGATTGCGCTTGGACCTTGATTTACAAGAGGCTGGAGGGACAAGGCAGACTGGATAAGATCAAAGAGATTCATCCAGCCAAGAACTACAAGGTGCAGACCACTCCATCCACAATCTGGCACGCCGCTTACAAAGATGAGGAGGCTTGA
- a CDS encoding hydrogenase iron-sulfur subunit encodes MEYEPKIAAFCCTYCAYSAADLAGSMRLQYPPSVRMVKLLCTGKVEPLHLLKAFESGADAVFVAGULEGECHFLEGNVRAKRWVRFTKKLLQEIGIEPERLEMFNMSSSMAPAFAEAVTEMTRRAKELGPSPLKRKNKNAA; translated from the coding sequence ATGGAGTACGAACCCAAGATAGCGGCTTTCTGTTGCACTTATTGCGCGTATTCGGCTGCTGATCTGGCAGGTTCCATGAGACTTCAGTACCCGCCCAGTGTTCGCATGGTAAAGTTGCTATGTACGGGCAAGGTGGAACCCCTTCACCTTCTCAAGGCTTTTGAATCAGGGGCCGATGCGGTATTTGTGGCCGGGTGACTGGAGGGCGAATGCCATTTCCTGGAAGGAAATGTTAGGGCCAAAAGGTGGGTTCGCTTTACCAAGAAGCTACTGCAGGAAATAGGGATCGAGCCTGAGCGGTTGGAGATGTTCAACATGAGTTCCTCCATGGCTCCGGCTTTTGCAGAAGCAGTAACGGAAATGACAAGAAGGGCCAAGGAACTGGGCCCTTCTCCTCTGAAGAGAAAAAACAAGAATGCGGCCTGA